A part of Xenopus tropicalis strain Nigerian chromosome 4, UCB_Xtro_10.0, whole genome shotgun sequence genomic DNA contains:
- the nphs2 gene encoding podocin: MLAMTEKRSRSSSREPPQKQREHSSQASKREKKASQGSGRSRSSQNRESAKNDTKVSAVVDVDDVVGSDAETEIMALLETSQKDDGVKPAGFRVFEGLLIFCCLLLVILTLPLSIWFCVKVVREYERAVIFRLGRMLSGRARGPGLFFYLPCLDKCHKVDFRLKTFEVPFHQIVTKDLVTLEIDVICYYRLENACLFLTSVSSISSAFQLLVQTTTKRLLAHRAFLDILLERKSIGEEVKVALDAATCHWGIKVERTEIKDVKLPEEVKQSMAVEAEAQRHAKVKVIAAEGEKTVSEYIKLAAEKLSGSPTAIQLRYLHTLQCMTSEKPATFVLPLPFDLMNLNAVARLPEINPTPNTPKSDNDTEQGTKKDSPML; the protein is encoded by the exons ATGTTAGCTATGACTGAGAAGAGATCCCGCAGCTCCTCTCGGGAGCCTCCGCAGAAACAGAGGGAACACTCCAGTCAAGCCTCTAAGAGGGAGAAAAAGGCAAGCCAAGGTTCTGGAAGGTCCCGGAGCAGTCAAAACAGAGAATCTGCCAAAAATGATACAAAGGTCTCTGCGGTGGTAGATGTTGATGATGTTGTGGGGTCTGATGCAGAAACAGAAATTATGGCCCTTCTTGAGACAAGCCAGAAGGATGATG GTGTAAAGCCTGCAGGATTCAGAGTATTTGAAGGGCTGTTAATTTTCTGTTGTCTGCTGCTGGTCATCCTTACCTTGCCACTCTCTATCTGGTTCTGTGTAAAG GTTGTACGTGAATATGAACGTGCTGTAATATTCCGACTGGGGCGCATGCTTTCAGGAAGGGCAAGAGGACCTG GTCTCTTCTTTTACCTACCCTGCTTGGACAAGTGCCATAAAGTAGACTTTCGTTTGAAGACTTTTGAAGTTCCTTTTCACCAG ATTGTGACAAAGGACCTGGTTACTTTGGAGATTGATGTTATCTGTTACTATCGCTTGGAAAATGCCTGTCTTTTTCTAACCAGTGTCAGCAGCATCTCCAGTGCTTTCCAGTTGTTGGTCCAGACTACCACCAAACGGCTCTTGGCACACCGAGCTTTCTTAGATATCTTACTGGAAAGAAAGAGTATTGGGGAGGAAGTGAAG GTGGCTCTGGATGCAGCTACCTGTCACTGGGGAATCAAAGTGGAAAGAACTGAAAT TAAGGATGTAAAACTTCCAGAAGAGGTAAAGCAATCTATGGCAGTAGAAGCAGAAGCACAAAGGCATGCTAAAGTCAAG GTAATTGCTGCAGAAGGAGAGAAAACAGTATCTGAATACATTAAGCTGGCTGCTGAAAAACTATCTGGATCCCCAACAGCAATTCAGTTAAGATATCTGCACACACTGCAATGTATGACTTCGGAAAAACCAGCCACATTTGTCTTGCCTTTACCCTTTGACTTAATGAACCTGAATGCAGTGGCCAGATTGCCTGAGATTAATCCAACCCCAAATACTCCTAAATCAGATAATGATACTGAACAGGGGACAAAGAAGGACTCTCCAATGCTTTAA